CCCTGATCACCCCGATCGGCCTGCTGGTCCTGCACCCCTTGACCGCCGTCATCACCAGCACGGCCGCGAACGTGCCCAACCCGACGTGGTCCTCGATGGCCGCGGTCGCCATCGCCCTGACCCTGCTCCCCCTGCTGCTCCTCGCCCTGGCCGCCCCCTTCCGCCGTCGCCCCGCCACCCCACGGCCGACCTGCCCCACGTGCGGCGGCCACCTCCCGGAGGCCGATCACCGGCCCTGACAGTGAGCTGCCGAAGCGCCCGGACCGCCGATCAGCGCATGGGCCGCGGCTTCTCGGCGTCCGGCGTGCAGTGGAGAGCTGTGTACGCCACCGAGTACACAGGGGCCGTCACCTTCGGCGACCGGCGAGCAGACGCCGACAGGCAGGAGTCATCCGCCCGTGCCGACGATGGAACGCTCACTGTGTCATCACACGCGGGTCGCCAGTAACGTAAAAGGTTATGGCGCGGCCAGAGGCGTCGTCGGGCAGCGGCGCGCAGGGCAGGGAAGGGCGCGGCGTCGAGGTTGTGGCGCTGGTGGCGTCGGCGGGTGGCCTGGAGGCGCTGTCGGGCGTGCTTCGTGTCCTGCCGGGGGACTTTCCGGCCGCGGTCGTCGTGGCGCAGCACCTCGGTGGGCTGGGCAGTGTGCTCGTCGACATCCTCACGCGGCGGATCACGCTTCCGGTGGGGTGGGCGCGCGAGGGCGGCCGGATCGAGCCGGGGACGGTGACGGTGTGCCCGCCGCGGTCGGTGCTCGAGGTGCTGCCCGACGGCACGTGCGCGTTGCGCCCGGCCGAGAACGTGCAGACGGATCGACCGCTGGATGCGCTGCTGACGTCGATCGGAGACAGTTTCGCCGGGGCGTCGCTGGCGGTGGTGCTGACCGGGATGGGCAGCGACGGCGCGTCGGGGGCCGCCGCTGTACATGCCGCGGGCGGCCGGGTGATCGCCCAGAGCGAGGAGACGGCCGAGCGGCCGGCGATGCCGGCCGCGGCGGTGGCGGCGGGCGCCGTGGACCTGGTGCTGCCGCTGTACGACATCGGGCCGGCGCTGGTGGACGCCGCGCTGGGCCGGCGGCTGCCGTTGGCGTCGGACGAGGCGCAGGCCATCCGGGCCACTTTCGGTGACAAGGGTGTGATGGCCGGGCAAGCGGCCCAGTTGGACTGGAGCCGGACGCCGCTGGGTTTGGTGTCGAGTTGGTCGCCGACGCTGCGGTCGGTCGTGCGGCTGATGATGGGGAGCCCGGAGCCCACGTTCGTGTTCTGGGGCGACGACATGCTGTGGCTCAGCAACGACGCCAGCCTCCAGGTCATGCCGGGGCGCGAGGGCAGCTTGCTCGGCCGGCCGTACGCGGAGGTGGTGCCCGAGGTCTCGGCTGAGACACGCCCGGAGTACCAGCGCGTGCTGGACGGCGAAGCGCAGCAGAATCCCTGGGTTTCCCACCTGTACATGCGTGACGGGCGGATGCAGAGGGTCTGGGTGTACGGCACGAACATGCCGATCTGGGAGCCCGACGGCACCGTGGGAGGCATCCATCGAGTCATCCACGAGCGCACCGACGAGGTGCTGGCGGCGCGGCGGCTCAGCACGCTCGACGCCTTGGCGCAGGCACCGCGCGCCGGTAGCCGCCGGGAGGCGCTCTCCGAGGCGGTCGAGGTGCTGGGCGACGCGGCTGACGTGGTGTTCGCCGTCGCGTACCTGCTCGACCCGTCGGCGACGCGGGCCGGTCTGGTGGCGGCGACCGGCGTGGTGGCCGGCGGCGCGCTGGCGCCGCGGGAGCTGCGGCTGGTGCCGGGCGCCGCGTGGCCGTTGCACGAGGCGAGCGAACCGGTGGTCGTCGATGACCTGCCGTCGCGTTTCCCCGGCCACCGGGTCGGGACCGATCAGGTGACCCCCGGGGCGGCGGTCGTCCACCCGCTGCGCGACGACGCGGAGGAGCAGGTGGTCGGGATGCTGATCCTCGGCGTTGATCCGTACCTGAACTTCGATGCCAGGTACCGGGAGTTTCTGATGCTGGTCGGGAACTCGGTCGAGGGGCGGATGGCGGACGCGCAGGCGCGGCATCGTGAGCGCCGGAGGCTGGAGCGGCTGGCGGAGCTCGACCGGGCCAAGACGGAGTTCTTCTCCAACGTCTCGCACGAGTTCCGGACACCGCTGACGCTGATGCTCGGCCCGCTGGACGAGTTGGGGAGCGCCGGCGGCGGGCTGTCGCCCCAGCAGCGGGCCGACGTTGACCTGGTGCGCCGCAACGCGCGGCGCCTGCTGCGCCTGGTCGCGACCATGCTCGACTTCTCGCAGATCGAAGCCGGGCGTCTGCGGGCGACGTTCGCGCCGGTTGATCTCGCGGAGCGCACGCGGGAGGTCGTGGCGCAGTTCGACAGTGCGGTGAAGCGGGCGGGGCTCGCGCTGCGCGTCGACCTCAGCGCGCTTCCGGCGCCGGTCTGGGTGGACGTCGAAATGTGGGAGAAGATTGTCTCGAACCTGCTGTCGAACGCGCTGAAGTTCACGTTCTTCGGCGAGATCGAGGTGTCGTTGCGCGCCCGGCCCCACCACGCCGAGCTCGTCGTGCGGGACACCGGCGTCGGCATTCCGGAGGAGGAGCTGCCGCACGTCTTCAAGCGCTTCCACCGCGTACGCGACAGCCGGGCCCGGACCCATGAGGGTGCGGGGATCGGGCTCGCCCTCGTCGACGAGCTCGTGCGCCGCCACCACGGCCGCGTCCGCGTCACCAGCACGGTGGGCGAGGGAACCGCGTTCACCGTTTGGATTCCAACCGGACGCCGTCCCGAACTGTCGGAGGCGCCGCCCGAGGTGCCGGCCTCGACCGAGGTGGCGGCGGCCATGGCCGAGGAGGCGACGCGCTGGGGTGAGGCACCGGAGACGGAGCTGTTCGCCGACGACGGTGGCGCCCGGCATCCGCTCGGCGGGTATGCGCCGGCGGCCCGTGTCCTGGTGGCCGACGACAGCAGTGACATGCGCGACTACCTGGCCCGCCTGCTCGCCCCACACTGGCAGCTCGAGATGGCCTCGGACGGAGCGCAGGCCCTCGCGCTCGCCCGCGCCGACCCGCCGGATCTCGTGCTCGCCGACGTCATGATGCCCGGCCTGGACGGTTTCGCGCTGCTGCGCGCGTTGCGCGAGGACGCGGAGCTGCGCGCGGTCCCGGTCGTGCTGGTCACCGCGCGCGCCGGCGAGGAGTCCGCGATCGAGGGCCTGCTGGCCGGCGCGGACGACTACATCGTCAAGCCGTTCTCCGCCCGCGAGCTGGTCGCCCGCGTCGCCGGAC
Above is a genomic segment from Actinoplanes ianthinogenes containing:
- a CDS encoding chemotaxis protein CheB; this translates as MARPEASSGSGAQGREGRGVEVVALVASAGGLEALSGVLRVLPGDFPAAVVVAQHLGGLGSVLVDILTRRITLPVGWAREGGRIEPGTVTVCPPRSVLEVLPDGTCALRPAENVQTDRPLDALLTSIGDSFAGASLAVVLTGMGSDGASGAAAVHAAGGRVIAQSEETAERPAMPAAAVAAGAVDLVLPLYDIGPALVDAALGRRLPLASDEAQAIRATFGDKGVMAGQAAQLDWSRTPLGLVSSWSPTLRSVVRLMMGSPEPTFVFWGDDMLWLSNDASLQVMPGREGSLLGRPYAEVVPEVSAETRPEYQRVLDGEAQQNPWVSHLYMRDGRMQRVWVYGTNMPIWEPDGTVGGIHRVIHERTDEVLAARRLSTLDALAQAPRAGSRREALSEAVEVLGDAADVVFAVAYLLDPSATRAGLVAATGVVAGGALAPRELRLVPGAAWPLHEASEPVVVDDLPSRFPGHRVGTDQVTPGAAVVHPLRDDAEEQVVGMLILGVDPYLNFDARYREFLMLVGNSVEGRMADAQARHRERRRLERLAELDRAKTEFFSNVSHEFRTPLTLMLGPLDELGSAGGGLSPQQRADVDLVRRNARRLLRLVATMLDFSQIEAGRLRATFAPVDLAERTREVVAQFDSAVKRAGLALRVDLSALPAPVWVDVEMWEKIVSNLLSNALKFTFFGEIEVSLRARPHHAELVVRDTGVGIPEEELPHVFKRFHRVRDSRARTHEGAGIGLALVDELVRRHHGRVRVTSTVGEGTAFTVWIPTGRRPELSEAPPEVPASTEVAAAMAEEATRWGEAPETELFADDGGARHPLGGYAPAARVLVADDSSDMRDYLARLLAPHWQLEMASDGAQALALARADPPDLVLADVMMPGLDGFALLRALREDAELRAVPVVLVTARAGEESAIEGLLAGADDYIVKPFSARELVARVAGQLDLARVRRRAAELNVFRIGLSDALRALGDPLEIQQTACRMLVEQLGADRARFVEVDQAAGELITMGGYAVDGMPGGFGRYPLEDYRPLAQAVLAGRRLVIEDTQTDPYVAGISPALAEAQIGAQLVLPLVRGQGSTVALAVHQRTARSWTPEEVAIAEEAAGRAWAEVERARAETALRDSEERMRLAIRATGMVTWEWIPAEDRIITSDSFADVYGLPALAGAEQGFALVLPEDATRHLDKVRAIATEGGAYRSRFRIRRPDNNQIVWLEERAEAKTGPDGTVERVIGVTLDITAPQHPE